A genomic window from Pseudomonadales bacterium includes:
- a CDS encoding aminotransferase class III-fold pyridoxal phosphate-dependent enzyme, with product MFPDPASRSAALNARAKSVLAGGGSRSTIRTDPYTLYLQSAQGSEVVDVDGNRLIDFINNYTSLIHGHSYGPITEAVRRQAAQGTAFSFCHESELELAELLCERVPGFDRIRFMNSGSEAVMNAIKAARAFTGRGKIAKCDGFYHGSYDYAEVSLSTGPEDWKAEDPVSKAYSRGTPASALGEVVVIPFNEPQHTQRILERHAGELACIMIDTLPMRLGSNLVQDDYVATLAKMAREHGTLLMFDEVVSFRLGYSGSQGVLGVTPDITALGKIIGGGFPVGAVAGRAEVMSVFETGPDGITPLPHGGTFNANPITMVAGLAAMRDMTPAAFEKLNALGAVTRAQLSAVFSELGIAGQISGRGSMFKIHLHQRPLVTVQDGALDAREQSAINRLRSRLIGEGMFLGTACIGCLATTTTRSHIDALTDALRRVLPEVAAA from the coding sequence ATGTTTCCAGACCCGGCATCGCGGTCGGCGGCGCTCAATGCACGCGCAAAGAGCGTCCTGGCCGGCGGCGGCAGCCGCAGCACCATCCGCACCGATCCTTACACGCTCTACCTGCAGTCCGCCCAGGGCTCCGAAGTTGTCGATGTGGATGGGAATCGGCTGATCGACTTCATCAACAACTACACCTCGCTGATTCACGGTCACTCCTACGGACCCATCACCGAGGCGGTGCGCAGGCAGGCGGCTCAGGGCACCGCCTTCTCTTTCTGTCATGAGTCCGAGCTGGAACTGGCTGAACTGCTCTGTGAGCGGGTACCCGGCTTCGATCGAATCCGCTTCATGAACTCCGGCAGCGAGGCGGTGATGAACGCCATCAAGGCTGCGCGCGCCTTTACCGGCCGCGGCAAGATAGCCAAGTGCGATGGTTTCTACCACGGCTCTTACGACTATGCGGAAGTGAGCCTTTCTACGGGCCCGGAGGACTGGAAAGCGGAAGATCCGGTATCCAAGGCTTACAGTCGCGGCACACCAGCGTCTGCCCTGGGCGAGGTGGTGGTGATCCCCTTCAATGAGCCCCAGCACACCCAGCGCATTCTCGAACGTCATGCGGGTGAGCTGGCCTGCATCATGATCGATACCCTGCCGATGCGACTCGGCAGCAATCTGGTGCAGGACGACTATGTCGCCACCCTCGCGAAGATGGCGCGCGAACACGGTACCCTGCTCATGTTCGATGAGGTAGTGAGCTTCCGGCTTGGCTACTCGGGCAGTCAGGGTGTGCTCGGTGTGACACCGGACATCACTGCCCTGGGTAAGATCATCGGTGGCGGTTTCCCGGTGGGTGCCGTGGCCGGTCGCGCCGAAGTGATGAGCGTGTTCGAAACCGGCCCGGATGGGATCACTCCGCTGCCCCACGGCGGCACCTTCAATGCCAATCCAATCACCATGGTCGCCGGGCTGGCGGCGATGCGGGATATGACGCCGGCAGCTTTCGAAAAACTCAACGCACTCGGTGCGGTGACGCGTGCGCAACTCTCCGCCGTCTTCAGCGAACTCGGCATAGCGGGTCAGATCAGCGGCCGGGGATCCATGTTCAAAATTCATCTCCACCAGCGGCCGCTGGTGACGGTGCAGGACGGCGCCCTCGATGCCCGGGAACAGAGTGCCATCAATCGCCTGCGCAGCCGGCTGATCGGCGAGGGGATGTTCCTCGGGACGGCCTGCATCGGCTGCCTGGCGACCACCACCACCCGGTCACATATCGA
- a CDS encoding alginate export family protein — MKLEILAVTVLLSFVLGVAQAPAQAAEGSAAGSTDDVGNLLTGGKLDLSFRYRYEFVDQESFDEDADASTLRTRLTLQSGEYRDFDFLIEFDDVREVIWDDFNAGAGNTPSRTEYPVVADPKGTELNQGYVDYNGIDDAYLRLGRQRINFDNQRFVGGVGWRQQEQTFDAVLGNWSTEHFQASVVYVDAVRRIFGEKVSAGKDEQDGTYFINAGGDTPFGRLVGYYYHFDSEDRPGFSSGSVGARFTGSQGVNDDLKIRYALEFASQKDVSNNPADISAEYWLIDVGAVFGIYDIGLGWEVLSGDDSSILNEAFQTPLATGHAFNGWADVFLTTPAAGLDDRYLKFKATPGDFLIDARYHDFDAESGSASFGSEIDVQFGYKFNGRFRGDLFFADFSGKSGIDDVTKFWLMATLTL, encoded by the coding sequence ATGAAACTGGAAATTTTAGCAGTAACCGTGCTGCTCTCGTTTGTTCTGGGTGTGGCGCAGGCTCCTGCTCAGGCTGCAGAGGGGTCCGCCGCCGGATCTACCGACGACGTGGGCAACCTCCTGACCGGTGGCAAGCTGGACCTTTCGTTCCGCTACCGCTATGAGTTCGTCGACCAGGAGAGTTTCGACGAAGACGCCGACGCCTCGACCCTGAGGACGCGCCTGACACTGCAGTCCGGCGAGTACCGTGACTTCGATTTTCTGATCGAGTTCGACGACGTCCGTGAGGTCATCTGGGATGATTTCAATGCCGGAGCCGGTAACACGCCCAGTCGCACGGAGTACCCGGTGGTTGCCGACCCGAAAGGCACCGAGCTCAATCAGGGTTACGTGGACTACAACGGCATCGACGATGCCTACCTGCGGCTCGGCCGTCAGCGGATCAACTTCGACAATCAGCGCTTCGTGGGTGGTGTCGGCTGGCGCCAGCAGGAGCAGACCTTCGACGCCGTTCTCGGCAACTGGAGTACCGAGCACTTCCAGGCCTCCGTCGTCTATGTGGATGCGGTTCGGCGGATTTTCGGAGAGAAGGTGTCCGCAGGCAAAGACGAACAGGATGGCACCTATTTCATCAACGCCGGCGGGGATACCCCATTCGGCAGGCTGGTCGGCTACTACTATCACTTTGACAGTGAGGACCGACCCGGTTTCTCCAGTGGCTCGGTGGGTGCCCGCTTTACCGGCTCCCAGGGGGTCAACGATGACCTGAAGATCCGCTATGCGCTCGAATTCGCGAGTCAGAAGGATGTCAGCAATAATCCTGCGGATATCAGTGCCGAGTACTGGCTCATCGATGTCGGGGCGGTCTTCGGCATCTACGACATCGGCCTGGGCTGGGAGGTATTGAGTGGCGATGACTCATCGATTCTCAATGAGGCTTTCCAGACACCGCTGGCCACGGGGCATGCCTTTAACGGCTGGGCGGATGTGTTTCTGACCACACCGGCTGCCGGGCTTGACGATCGCTATCTGAAATTCAAAGCCACCCCCGGTGACTTTCTGATCGACGCCCGGTATCACGATTTCGATGCGGAATCCGGCAGTGCAAGCTTCGGCAGCGAGATTGATGTCCAGTTCGGCTATAAATTCAATGGCCGTTTCCGGGGCGATCTGTTCTTTGCGGATTTCAGTGGCAAGAGCGGAATTGACGATGTCACCAAGTTCTGGCTGATGGCGACCCTCACCCTGTAG